The Pseudoliparis swirei isolate HS2019 ecotype Mariana Trench chromosome 1, NWPU_hadal_v1, whole genome shotgun sequence genome has a window encoding:
- the LOC130204108 gene encoding LOW QUALITY PROTEIN: glyceraldehyde-3-phosphate dehydrogenase-like (The sequence of the model RefSeq protein was modified relative to this genomic sequence to represent the inferred CDS: substituted 2 bases at 2 genomic stop codons), giving the protein MVKIGINGFGRIGRLVTRAAASGGKVEVVAINDPFIDLDYMVYMFKYDSTHGVFKLGEVKAEGGKLVIGSMHITIFHEKDPANIKWGDAGADYVVESTGVFTTIEKASAHLKGGAKRVVISAPSADAPMFVMGVNHEKYDNSMKVVSNASCTTNCLAPVAKVINDNFGIVEGLMSTIHAITATQKTVDGPSGKLWRDGRGASQNIIPASTGAAKAVGKVIPELNGXVTXLEEAVKPRPQRTGSLIDIVIRLEKPAKYDDIKKVIKAAADGPMKGILGYTEDQVVSTDFNGDTRSSIFDAGAGIALNEHFVKLVSWYDNEFAYSHRVCDLVLHMSSKGEVLPDP; this is encoded by the exons ATGGTGAAGATCGGAATCAACGG ATTTGGCCGTATCGGCCGCCTGGTGACCCGCGCCGCCGCCTCGGGAGGCAAAGTGGAGGTGGTGGCCATCAACGACCCCTTCATCGACCTGGACTACATG GTCTACATGTTCAAGTACGACTCCACCCACGGCGTGTTTAAGCTCGGAGAGGTGAAGGCCGAGGGCGGCAAGCTGGTCATCGGCAGCATGCACATCACGATCTTCCACGA GAAGGACCCCGCCAACATCAAGTGGGGCGACGCCGGCGCCGACTACGTGGTGGAGTCCACCGGCGTGTTCACCACCATCGAGAAGGCCTCC GCTCACCTGAAGGGCGGAGCCAAGAGGGTGGTGATCTCCGCCCCCAGCGCCGACGCCCCCATGTTCGTCATGGGCGTCAACCACGAGAAGTACGACAACTCCATGAAGGTGGTGAG CAACGCCTCCTGCACCACCAACTGCCTGGCGCCCGTCGCCAAGGTCATCAACGACAACTTCGGCATCGTGGAGGGTCTCATG agcaCCATCCACGCCATCACCGCCACCCAGAAGACGGTGGACGGGCCCTCCGGTAAGCTCTGGAGAGACGGACGCGGCGCCTCCCAGAACATCATCCCCGCCTCCACCGGCGCCGCCAAGGCTGTGGGCAAGGTCATCCCCGAGCTCAACGGGTAGGTCACATGACTGGAGGAGgccgttaagccccgcccccaaagaaCTGGATCATTAATAGA CATCGTCATCCGTCTGGAGAAGCCC GCTAAGTACGATGACATCAAGAAGGTGATCAAAGCCGCGGCTGACGGGCCCATGAAGGGCATTCTGGGATACACAGAGGACCAG GTCGTGTCCACGGACTTCAACGGAGACACTCGCTCCTCCATCTTCGACGCCGGCGCCGGCATCGCCCTCAACGAGCACTTCGTGAAGCTGGTGTCATG GTACGACAACGAGTTTGCCTACAGCCACAGAGTGTGCGACCTCGTCCTGCACATGAGCTCCAAGGGTGAAGTCCTCCCCGACCCATGA